Proteins from one Thaumasiovibrio subtropicus genomic window:
- a CDS encoding XapX domain-containing protein has product MQEVVMALIAGMVVGVLFSAIKLPIPAPPVLSGVMGIVGVYAGGQLYQWIIERFFS; this is encoded by the coding sequence ATGCAAGAAGTTGTGATGGCGTTAATCGCCGGTATGGTGGTTGGCGTTCTGTTTTCAGCGATTAAGCTGCCTATTCCTGCGCCACCTGTTCTGTCTGGGGTGATGGGAATCGTTGGTGTCTATGCTGGCGGCCAGCTATATCAATGGATCATTGAGCGTTTTTTTTCTTAA
- a CDS encoding NupC/NupG family nucleoside CNT transporter, with the protein MSLIMSLVGMVVLIGIAVLLSDNRKAINLRTVGGAFAIQFILGGFILFVPAGQKVLKGVSDAVSNVIDYGQEGTGFLFGNLVNFSVDGLGFIFAFKVLPTLIFFSALISVLYYLGVMQWVIKILGGGLQKALGTSRAESMSAAANIFVGQTEAPLVVKPFVPKMTQSELFAVMCGGLASIAGGVMAGYASMGVPIEYLVAASFMAAPGGLLFAKIIKPETNEPVEQLADIGAEGDDKPANVIDAAAGGAASGLQLALNVGAMLIAFIGLIALVNGFLGWAGGLFGQENLTLEGILGLIFAPLAWLIGVPWAEATIAGEFIGLKTVANEFVAYAGFAPYLGDAAPVVLSEKTKAIISFALCGFANLSSIAILLGGLGSLAPKRRGDIARLGVKAIIAGTLSNLMAATIAGFFLTLA; encoded by the coding sequence ATGAGCCTAATTATGAGCCTGGTTGGGATGGTGGTATTAATAGGCATTGCCGTACTACTGTCTGATAACCGTAAAGCGATTAACCTTCGCACCGTTGGTGGTGCATTTGCTATCCAGTTTATCTTGGGTGGTTTTATCCTTTTTGTCCCTGCGGGCCAGAAAGTACTTAAAGGCGTTTCTGACGCTGTATCTAACGTAATTGACTACGGCCAAGAAGGTACTGGTTTCCTTTTCGGTAACCTTGTTAACTTCTCTGTGGACGGTCTGGGCTTCATTTTTGCGTTTAAGGTTCTTCCTACGCTGATCTTCTTCTCAGCTCTGATCTCAGTACTTTACTACCTGGGTGTAATGCAGTGGGTTATCAAGATTCTTGGTGGCGGTCTGCAGAAAGCGCTGGGTACTTCTCGTGCCGAATCTATGTCTGCCGCTGCGAACATCTTTGTTGGTCAAACAGAAGCCCCATTGGTTGTTAAACCTTTCGTTCCTAAGATGACTCAGTCTGAGCTATTCGCGGTAATGTGTGGTGGTCTAGCTTCTATCGCTGGTGGTGTAATGGCGGGTTACGCGTCAATGGGCGTGCCAATTGAATATCTTGTTGCGGCTTCTTTCATGGCGGCACCAGGTGGTCTTCTATTCGCTAAAATCATCAAGCCAGAAACGAATGAGCCAGTTGAGCAACTTGCTGACATCGGCGCAGAAGGCGATGACAAACCAGCAAACGTTATCGACGCAGCAGCGGGCGGTGCGGCTTCTGGTCTTCAGCTTGCGCTAAACGTGGGTGCGATGCTAATCGCGTTCATCGGTCTGATCGCGCTAGTGAATGGTTTCCTAGGTTGGGCGGGTGGCCTATTCGGTCAAGAGAACCTAACTCTAGAAGGTATCCTAGGTCTAATCTTTGCACCACTAGCATGGCTAATCGGTGTACCTTGGGCTGAAGCGACTATCGCAGGTGAGTTCATTGGTCTTAAGACTGTTGCAAACGAATTCGTTGCATACGCAGGCTTCGCACCTTACTTAGGTGATGCTGCACCAGTAGTACTTTCTGAGAAGACGAAAGCGATCATCTCGTTTGCACTATGTGGTTTCGCGAACCTATCGTCTATCGCTATCCTGTTGGGTGGTTTGGGTAGTCTGGCACCGAAACGTCGCGGCGACATCGCGCGTCTAGGTGTGAAAGCAATCATTGCTGGTACCCTATCTAACTTGATGGCTGCAACCATTGCAGGCTTCTTCCTGACACTCGCGTAA
- the deoC gene encoding deoxyribose-phosphate aldolase: MSELKAAALRALKLMDLTTLNDDDTDQKVIDLCHAANSPAGATAAICIYPRFIPIAKKTLREQGTPEVKIATVTNFPHGNDDIEIAVAETKAAVAYGADEVDVVFPYRALMAGNEDVGFELVKQCKAACGDITLKVIIETGELKEEALIRKASEISIHAGADFIKTSTGKVPVNATPEYAEIMLTVIKEMGVADRVGFKPAGGVRTAEDAAQYLAMADQILGDSWVDANHYRFGASSLLANLLHTLGEGEKAAEGGY, encoded by the coding sequence ATGAGCGAATTGAAAGCAGCAGCATTACGTGCCTTAAAACTGATGGACCTAACAACGTTGAATGATGATGATACCGATCAGAAAGTGATCGACCTGTGTCATGCAGCGAATAGCCCAGCAGGCGCAACTGCCGCCATTTGTATCTATCCACGTTTTATTCCTATTGCGAAGAAGACGCTGCGTGAACAAGGTACACCAGAAGTAAAAATTGCGACGGTGACCAACTTCCCGCATGGTAATGACGACATTGAGATCGCCGTTGCCGAAACAAAAGCTGCCGTTGCTTACGGTGCTGATGAAGTCGATGTGGTATTCCCATACCGCGCATTGATGGCAGGCAACGAAGACGTTGGCTTTGAGTTGGTGAAACAGTGTAAAGCCGCTTGTGGTGATATTACGCTGAAAGTGATCATCGAGACTGGCGAGCTGAAAGAAGAAGCGCTTATCCGTAAAGCCTCAGAAATTTCAATTCACGCAGGCGCGGATTTCATCAAAACCTCAACAGGTAAAGTGCCTGTTAATGCCACACCCGAATACGCTGAGATCATGCTGACAGTCATCAAAGAGATGGGTGTCGCTGATCGTGTTGGTTTTAAACCAGCTGGGGGTGTGCGTACCGCTGAAGATGCTGCGCAATACCTTGCGATGGCCGATCAGATCTTGGGTGACAGCTGGGTTGATGCTAACCATTACCGTTTCGGTGCATCAAGCTTGCTTGCAAACTTACTTCACACGCTTGGTGAAGGTGAGAAAGCAGCAGAAGGCGGTTATTAA